A single window of Scomber scombrus chromosome 12, fScoSco1.1, whole genome shotgun sequence DNA harbors:
- the calhm3 gene encoding calcium homeostasis modulator protein 3, whose product MERLKLVLQYFQSNSESISNGICIILALVSVKLYTSFDFNCPCLPQYNKLYSLGVMIVPPIILFFLGVLVNRHTGVMMDEWMRPVGKRSKNPAVVKYLFSAMIQRALLAPMVWILVTLLDGKIFICAFSVSVDPALFSGLPNNTGLDVIKIMAKIPCKEDIIFSNSSFRKAVSRYVRCYSQAVGWSILLLLIVLGALGRLIKPCFDDHSTFLQTRYWSNYLDVEQKVFDETCILHARDFARKCVVQFFEDMREDTILHIPHPPFNKHSKEEWEEEEEERLHGITKEEQVDQLFTKWYYSKPELDVTRIAHRPRMCVTWENHEGKTLYSDV is encoded by the exons ATGGAGCGTCTGAAGTTAGTCCTGCAGTATTTCCAGTCCAACTCTGAGTCCATCTCCAATGGCATCTGTATCATCTTGGCATTGGTCAGCGTCAAGCTCTACACCAGCTTTGACTTCAACTGCCCATGCCTTCCTCAGTACAACAAACTGTACTCTCTGGGAGTGATGATCGTCCCACCCATCATACTGTTCTTTTTGGGTGTCCTGGTCAATCGACATACAGGCGTCATGATGGATGAGTGGATGAGACCTGTTGGAAAAAGATCCAAAAATCCTGCTGTGGTTAA GTATCTGTTCTCAGCCATGATCCAGAGGGCCCTGCTGGCACCGATGGTGTGGATCCTGGTTACTTTGCTGGATGGAAAGATCTTCATCTGTGCCTTCAGTGTGAGTGTTGACCCTGCACTCTTTTCAg GTTTGCCCAACAACACAGGACTAGATGTGATCAAAATCATGGCAAAAATACCGTGTAAGGAGGACATCATCTTCAGTAATAGCTCTTTCCGTAAAGCAGTCTCTCGTTATGTTCGCTGCTACTCACAA GCAGTTGGCTGGTCCATCCTCCTTTTGCTGATTgtactgggagcactgggacgCCTCATCAAACCCTGTTTCGATGACCACTCCACCTTCCTGCAAACGCGCTACTGGAGCAACTACCTCGATGTGGAGCAGAAGGTCTTTGACGAAACCTGCATCCTCCATGCTCGAGACTTTGCCCGGAAATGTGTGGTGCAGTTCTTTGAGGACATGAGGGAGGACACCATACTCCATATCCCCCATCCACCCTTCAATAAGCACTCCAAagaggagtgggaggaggaggaggaggagagacttCATGGGATAACAAAGGAAGAGCAGGTGGATCAGCTGTTCACCAAGTGGTACTACAGTAAACCTGAACTGGATGTGACCAGGATCGCCCACAGACCCAGAATGTGTGTTACCTGGGAGAACCATGAGGGGAAGACTTTGTATTCGGATGTCTAG